A part of Eschrichtius robustus isolate mEscRob2 chromosome 20, mEscRob2.pri, whole genome shotgun sequence genomic DNA contains:
- the LOC137754769 gene encoding mitochondrial import receptor subunit TOM20 homolog, with translation MVGRNSAIAAGVCGALFIGYCIYFDRKRRSDPNFKNRLRERRKKQKLAKERAGLSKLPDLKDAEAVQKFFLEEIQLGEELLAQGEYEKGVDHLTNAIAVCGQPQQLLQVLQQTLPPPVFQMLLTKLPTISQRIVSAQSLAEDDVE, from the coding sequence ATGGTGGGCCGGAACAGCGCCATCGCCGCCGGCGTGTGCGGGGCCCTTTTCATCGGGTACTGCATTTACTTCGACCGCAAGAGACGGAGTGACCCCAACTTCAAGAACAGGCTGCGGGAacgaagaaagaaacagaagcttgccAAGGAGAGAGCTGGACTTTCCAAGTTACCTGACCTTAAAGATGCTGAAGCCGTTCAGAAATTCTTCCTCGAAGAAATACAGCTTGGTGAGGAGTTACTAGCTCAAGGTGAATATGAGAAGGGTGTGGACCATCTGACAAACGCGATTGCTGTGTGTGGACAGCCACAGCAGCTACTGCAAGTGTTGCAGCAGACTCTTCCGCCACCAGTGTTCCAGATGCTTCTGACTAAGCTCCCAACAATTAGTCAGAGAATTGTAAGTGCTCAGAGCTTGGCTGAAGATGATGtggaatga